Proteins encoded by one window of Tunturibacter psychrotolerans:
- a CDS encoding glycoside hydrolase family 31 protein, with protein MHRPRFGQLAVALGFFCCVLNMPCLLAQSAKTEASDLTSLGRVTGATALPNGVDVRDGKARIEITALREDVLRVRVSKAEKMPEDASWAVLAGARTSSVATAYSAKGDKVGFQTTVLEVSVDRATSRLTISDRSGAVLLQDAEPVEFHGDRFRVYKRMPEQEHYFGLGDKIGPLDRRGGTYQMWNTDQYRFQESSDPLYKAIPFFLADNAGRSYGLFLDNTWRTSFDFGKEDVNTYSFGADGGPVDYYFIYGPKPKQVVEGYAWLTGLTPLPPKWSLGFQQSRYSYMTEARAREVADRMRADRIPCDALYLDIDFQVGNAPFTVNKETFPKFPEFVQELKDKHFNLVLITDLHIADRANQGYAPYDTGAAGDHFVKNPDGSVFVGKVWPGPSVFPDFTRKQSREWWGTLYKQFYDEGVAGFWNDMNEPSVFEVASKTMPLDVVHRIDEPGFLPRSASHAEIHNVYGMENSRGTYEGLLKLKPQQRPFVLTRATYAGGQRYAATWTGDNSSTWNHLRLSTPMLLNLGLSGFSMAGDDIGGYAGSSTQDLLTKWIEVGEFNPIYRDHTEKFTADQEPWVGGPEVEAVRRRYIEDRYRLLPYLYTLAEENSRTGVPMMRPLFLEFPDATADKHPLDLDAGNQFMLGSNLLIAPAPYPEAPDSYAVTFPPVGWYDYWTGAKIASAPREAVAVSTGAALGVGALQSIKITPEINVLPVFVRAGSILPFAPLVQSTQEKPNGPLTLKVYPGDSCEGSLYQDDGISFAYKEKDFLRVKYSCDSADGGLRLRVGAREGSFQPWWNEVEVTVFDWKSAPGKVTYGGEAISKFRFDESAHSLTITLPEKAEGGELEIAAK; from the coding sequence ATGCATAGACCTCGATTCGGACAACTGGCCGTCGCTCTGGGTTTCTTTTGTTGTGTGTTGAATATGCCGTGTCTGCTGGCGCAGAGCGCCAAGACCGAAGCCTCGGATTTGACATCTCTGGGTCGTGTGACGGGTGCGACGGCGCTGCCTAACGGTGTGGATGTGAGAGATGGTAAGGCGCGAATTGAAATAACTGCTTTGCGAGAGGATGTTCTGCGGGTTCGAGTTTCGAAGGCGGAGAAGATGCCGGAGGATGCTTCGTGGGCTGTGCTTGCGGGTGCTCGCACAAGCTCGGTCGCGACAGCTTATTCAGCGAAGGGAGACAAGGTTGGTTTTCAGACGACGGTGTTGGAGGTGTCGGTGGACCGGGCGACCTCACGACTGACGATCAGCGATCGAAGCGGTGCGGTTTTGTTGCAGGACGCGGAGCCGGTCGAGTTTCATGGCGATCGATTCCGAGTCTACAAGCGGATGCCGGAGCAAGAGCATTACTTTGGCCTGGGCGATAAGATTGGTCCGCTCGATCGCAGAGGCGGCACGTACCAGATGTGGAACACGGATCAATATCGTTTTCAGGAGAGCAGCGATCCTCTCTATAAAGCAATTCCGTTTTTTCTCGCGGACAACGCCGGCAGATCGTATGGTTTGTTTCTGGACAATACGTGGAGGACGAGCTTCGACTTCGGAAAAGAGGACGTGAATACTTACTCGTTCGGGGCCGATGGCGGACCGGTTGACTACTACTTTATCTATGGTCCGAAGCCGAAGCAGGTGGTGGAGGGGTATGCGTGGTTGACTGGACTGACGCCTCTACCTCCGAAGTGGTCGCTTGGCTTTCAGCAGTCGCGGTATTCGTATATGACTGAGGCGCGGGCGCGTGAAGTGGCGGATCGTATGCGTGCGGACAGGATTCCGTGCGATGCGCTCTATCTCGATATCGACTTTCAGGTGGGGAATGCGCCGTTCACGGTGAACAAGGAGACGTTTCCGAAGTTTCCTGAATTCGTTCAGGAGTTGAAGGACAAGCACTTCAACCTGGTGTTGATTACGGATCTTCATATTGCGGATCGAGCGAACCAGGGGTATGCGCCTTACGATACAGGGGCTGCAGGAGATCACTTCGTGAAGAATCCGGATGGATCGGTCTTTGTGGGGAAGGTGTGGCCGGGCCCTTCGGTCTTTCCGGACTTCACGAGGAAGCAGTCGCGTGAGTGGTGGGGAACTCTTTACAAGCAGTTTTATGACGAAGGAGTTGCCGGGTTCTGGAATGACATGAACGAGCCTTCGGTGTTTGAAGTGGCTTCAAAGACGATGCCGTTGGATGTGGTGCATCGGATCGATGAGCCGGGATTTTTGCCGAGGTCTGCGAGCCACGCGGAGATTCACAACGTTTACGGGATGGAGAACTCGCGTGGAACATATGAGGGTTTGTTGAAGTTGAAGCCACAGCAGAGGCCGTTTGTTTTGACGCGTGCGACCTACGCGGGTGGTCAGCGCTATGCTGCGACGTGGACTGGCGATAACTCGAGCACGTGGAATCATCTTCGCTTGAGTACGCCGATGCTTTTGAATCTTGGCCTGAGCGGGTTTTCGATGGCGGGCGACGATATTGGCGGCTATGCGGGTTCGTCAACGCAAGATCTGCTGACGAAGTGGATTGAGGTGGGGGAGTTTAATCCGATCTATCGCGACCATACGGAGAAGTTTACGGCTGACCAGGAGCCGTGGGTTGGGGGTCCAGAGGTAGAGGCGGTTCGGCGTCGGTATATCGAGGATCGATATCGGCTGCTGCCGTATCTGTACACGCTGGCGGAGGAGAACTCGCGTACCGGTGTGCCGATGATGCGGCCGTTGTTTTTGGAGTTTCCGGATGCGACCGCGGATAAGCATCCGCTAGATCTTGATGCGGGGAATCAGTTTATGCTGGGGTCGAATTTATTGATTGCCCCTGCACCTTATCCGGAGGCACCCGATAGTTATGCGGTGACGTTTCCTCCGGTTGGCTGGTACGACTATTGGACTGGGGCGAAGATCGCCAGTGCGCCGCGCGAAGCAGTTGCGGTGAGCACTGGCGCGGCGCTCGGAGTGGGGGCGTTGCAGTCGATCAAGATTACGCCGGAGATTAATGTGCTGCCGGTGTTTGTGCGGGCAGGTTCGATTCTGCCGTTTGCGCCGTTAGTGCAGAGCACGCAGGAGAAGCCGAATGGTCCGCTTACGTTGAAGGTTTATCCGGGAGACAGCTGTGAGGGTTCGCTGTACCAGGATGATGGGATCAGCTTCGCGTACAAAGAGAAGGATTTTCTGCGCGTGAAGTACAGCTGCGATTCGGCGGACGGTGGGTTGCGTCTACGTGTGGGAGCGCGGGAGGGGAGCTTTCAGCCGTGGTGGAATGAGGTCGAGGTGACGGTCTTCGATTGGAAGTCTGCGCCGGGGAAGGTTACGTATGGCGGGGAGGCGATTTCGAAGTTCCGCTTCGATGAGTCGGCGCACTCGCTTACGATCACGCTGCCGGAGAAGGCGGAGGGCGGGGAGTTAGAGATCGCTGCGAAGTAG
- the kdpC gene encoding potassium-transporting ATPase subunit KdpC, with the protein MRRNLITAVLYTVVTTVLFGLVYPFVVTGLAQVLFHDKANGQLIYKNGQLVGSRIIGQSFTAPQYFHSRPSEAGNGYDAANSGGSNLGPTSKKLVDRVAGDVATLQLDHPGVAVPIDLVTASGSGLDPHITPAGAEFQVARVARERHLSEDAVRRLVAQHTEGRQLGFLGEPRVNVLLLNMDLDDMAPSK; encoded by the coding sequence ATGCGTCGCAATCTGATCACCGCTGTGCTTTATACCGTTGTGACTACTGTGCTGTTCGGTCTGGTTTATCCGTTTGTCGTGACCGGGCTGGCGCAGGTTCTGTTTCATGACAAGGCTAACGGGCAGCTCATCTATAAGAATGGGCAGTTGGTTGGGTCTCGGATTATCGGTCAGTCGTTTACGGCTCCGCAGTACTTTCATTCCCGTCCTTCGGAGGCCGGCAATGGATACGATGCTGCGAACTCGGGCGGATCGAATCTTGGACCGACGAGCAAGAAGCTAGTTGACCGGGTGGCCGGGGACGTGGCGACGTTACAGCTCGATCATCCTGGTGTCGCTGTGCCGATCGACCTGGTTACTGCTTCGGGATCGGGTCTCGATCCTCACATTACGCCGGCTGGTGCGGAGTTTCAGGTGGCTCGTGTTGCTCGGGAGCGGCACTTGAGCGAGGATGCGGTGCGGCGGCTGGTGGCGCAGCATACCGAAGGGCGGCAGCTTGGGTTCCTCGGGGAGCCGCGCGTGAATGTGTTACTGCTCAATATGGATCTAGACGATATGGCTCCTTCGAAGTAG
- the kdpA gene encoding potassium-transporting ATPase subunit KdpA, producing the protein MTANGWFQIFFFFALVLVCAKPLGLYMARVFEHERTRADVIFRPIERLIYRLTGVEETHEMAWTEYAVVMLLFSLVTMLATYAIERLQQLLPLNPQHLAAVAPDLALNTAASFTTNTNWQSYVPETTMSYLTQMLTLAYHNFFSAAAGMALAVALIRGIARRESKTLGNFWVDATRASLWVLLPGCLIYSLLLISQGVVQNLRPYDQAKLVQSQTTTATGADGKTVTQTLTTQSIAQGPVASQEAIKMLGTNGGGFFNANSAHPFENPTPLSNLMQMFSIFVIPAGLTVTLGRMTRAPKHGWAVFAAMAVLFLVGVFVAYYAEAQSNPLLHSVDQRASLTQAGGNMEGKEVRFGVANSALFATVTTDASCGAVNSTHDSFMPLGGLVPMVNIMLGEVIFGGVGAGLYGMLIFVVLAVFIAGLMVGRTPEYLGKKIESYDVKMAMLYVLIFPLSILGFSAVALMMPNLGLSSLANAGPHGLSEILYAYTSATGNNGSAFAGLNANTHWYNLSLAAAMLIGRFLMIVPMLAIAGSLAKKKLVPPSLGTFPVHTPLFTVLLVGVVVIVGALTFFPALSLGPILEHLLMHAGKSF; encoded by the coding sequence ATGACAGCGAACGGTTGGTTTCAGATTTTCTTCTTTTTTGCACTGGTGCTGGTCTGTGCAAAGCCTCTGGGTTTGTATATGGCTCGCGTCTTCGAGCATGAACGGACCCGGGCAGATGTTATCTTTCGCCCGATCGAGCGACTGATTTATCGGCTGACCGGCGTCGAGGAAACCCATGAGATGGCATGGACTGAGTATGCGGTTGTCATGCTGCTCTTCAGTCTGGTCACGATGCTTGCAACTTATGCAATTGAGCGCCTGCAGCAGTTGTTGCCTCTCAACCCTCAGCATCTCGCGGCTGTGGCTCCAGATCTTGCGTTGAACACCGCGGCCTCTTTTACGACGAATACGAACTGGCAGTCGTATGTGCCTGAGACGACAATGAGCTATCTGACCCAGATGCTCACGCTTGCTTACCATAACTTCTTTTCAGCGGCCGCCGGTATGGCATTGGCCGTTGCGCTAATTCGAGGAATTGCAAGACGAGAGTCGAAAACTCTAGGAAATTTCTGGGTCGACGCAACACGCGCATCCTTATGGGTGTTGTTGCCTGGCTGTCTAATCTATTCACTGCTGCTGATCTCTCAAGGTGTAGTGCAGAATCTTCGTCCTTACGATCAGGCAAAGCTTGTGCAGTCGCAGACTACAACCGCGACCGGTGCAGATGGTAAGACAGTGACGCAGACCCTGACGACGCAGAGCATTGCTCAAGGCCCGGTTGCTTCGCAAGAGGCGATCAAAATGCTTGGAACAAACGGGGGAGGTTTTTTCAATGCAAACAGCGCTCACCCATTTGAGAACCCTACTCCGCTCTCTAACCTAATGCAGATGTTCTCAATCTTTGTGATACCTGCTGGGCTAACAGTCACTCTAGGACGGATGACGCGAGCGCCGAAGCATGGCTGGGCTGTGTTTGCTGCGATGGCTGTACTCTTTCTTGTTGGCGTATTCGTGGCGTACTACGCAGAGGCGCAGTCGAACCCACTCCTCCACTCAGTCGACCAGCGTGCTTCGTTAACGCAGGCCGGCGGCAATATGGAAGGCAAAGAGGTACGTTTCGGCGTCGCCAATTCTGCTTTGTTTGCGACTGTAACAACTGACGCCAGTTGCGGTGCTGTGAACTCGACGCACGATTCCTTCATGCCGCTGGGTGGTCTGGTCCCGATGGTTAACATCATGCTGGGTGAGGTGATCTTCGGTGGTGTGGGAGCCGGACTCTATGGCATGCTGATCTTCGTCGTCCTGGCTGTCTTTATTGCCGGGTTGATGGTGGGGCGCACACCCGAATATTTAGGAAAAAAGATCGAATCCTATGACGTGAAGATGGCCATGCTGTACGTGCTCATTTTTCCGCTTTCGATCCTTGGTTTTTCAGCAGTGGCGCTCATGATGCCGAATCTTGGGCTCTCTTCCCTTGCGAACGCCGGGCCGCACGGTCTTTCGGAGATTCTTTACGCCTACACCTCGGCGACTGGAAATAACGGATCTGCTTTCGCAGGGCTCAATGCGAATACTCACTGGTACAACCTGTCGTTGGCCGCAGCGATGTTGATCGGCCGATTCCTGATGATCGTTCCGATGCTTGCTATCGCGGGCAGTCTCGCGAAGAAGAAGCTTGTTCCGCCATCTCTAGGAACCTTCCCTGTGCATACACCCCTCTTTACAGTGTTGTTGGTGGGTGTGGTTGTCATTGTGGGGGCACTTACCTTCTTCCCCGCACTCTCGCTCGGTCCTATTCTTGAGCACTTACTGATGCACGCTGGCAAAAGCTTCTAG
- a CDS encoding DUF1003 domain-containing protein: MACKAEELRQIPLFALLDDEEIAVLAAQVQIKKFAARQRIYKLDEPGRHAYVMMSGAVRVTTVDRDHQEVLVDEPRDGEFFGFASMLEDTPHQTTALAMEETTCVQVSRDDIAALLQQKPMAGMDMLTVVSRQFHASQALIRLRVSRNSNEVIEEEMGFGDRIADSVARFGGSWTFIILFGVALSIYASANVALKGRAWDPYPFILLNLFLSMLAAIQAPVIMMSQNRQDTKDRVRGELDYDVNLRAESEIQNLSSKLNLLTEKIGDVDDLLREQLKLNNQPDRVP; this comes from the coding sequence ATGGCTTGCAAGGCGGAAGAACTAAGACAGATACCTCTGTTTGCGCTGCTTGACGACGAAGAGATAGCGGTTTTGGCAGCGCAAGTTCAGATTAAAAAGTTTGCTGCGCGGCAACGCATCTACAAGCTGGACGAACCCGGAAGACATGCGTATGTGATGATGTCAGGCGCAGTGCGGGTGACAACGGTAGACCGGGATCATCAGGAGGTGCTCGTGGATGAACCGCGCGATGGCGAGTTTTTCGGCTTTGCCTCGATGCTTGAAGATACACCACATCAAACCACGGCGCTGGCGATGGAAGAGACAACCTGTGTCCAAGTGAGCCGCGACGATATCGCTGCATTGTTGCAGCAGAAGCCGATGGCGGGAATGGATATGCTAACTGTCGTAAGCCGTCAATTTCATGCGTCACAAGCGCTGATACGGCTTCGAGTCAGCCGAAACTCGAATGAAGTGATCGAAGAGGAGATGGGCTTTGGAGACCGCATCGCCGACTCTGTCGCGCGATTCGGTGGGTCCTGGACCTTCATCATCTTATTCGGAGTTGCGCTTTCAATTTATGCTTCCGCAAATGTGGCCTTGAAGGGGAGAGCGTGGGACCCCTATCCATTTATTTTGCTCAATTTGTTTCTGTCGATGCTGGCAGCTATCCAGGCACCGGTGATTATGATGAGCCAAAATCGTCAGGACACGAAAGACAGAGTGCGTGGCGAGTTGGACTATGACGTGAATCTTCGTGCTGAATCCGAGATCCAAAACCTATCGAGCAAGTTGAATCTTCTCACGGAAAAAATCGGCGATGTTGATGATCTATTGCGGGAGCAGCTAAAGCTGAATAATCAGCCCGATCGAGTTCCGTAG
- the kdpB gene encoding potassium-transporting ATPase subunit KdpB: protein MANTRKRSLWDTKIVRRALIDALVKLSPRTMMKNPVMFVVEIGSVITTIYLLRDTLSHRGSFQFDLQITLWLWFTVLFANFAEAMAEGRGKAQADALRRAKSETTAVRLRTDGSTEEVPSSHLRAGDQVLVVAGNMIPGDGEVIEGVASVDESAITGESAPVIREAGGDRSAVTGGTRVLSDQIKVRITSNPGETFLDRMIALVEGAERQKTPNEIALNILLAGLTIIFLLAVVTLQPIAIYSNAPQTVFVLISLLVCLIPTTIGGLLSAIGIAGMDRLVQHNVLAMSGRAVEAAGDVNTLLLDKTGTITLGNRQAAEFIPAPGVSKDQLADAAQLSSLPDETPEGRSIVVLAKELYGLRGRELSELQAEFVPFSAVTRMSGVNLDGRIIRKGSTDAIAAFLKENGGSLPDEVRAAVETVARSGGTPLVVAENRQALGVIHLKDIVKGGMKERFAQLRSMGIRTIMITGDNPLTAAAIAREAGVDDFLAEAKPKDKMDLIRREQAEGKLVAMTGDGTNDAPALAQADVGVAMNTGTQAAKEAGNMVDLDSNPTKLIEIVEIGKQLLMTRGALTTFSIANDVAKYFAIIPAMFAATFPVLNALNIMHLKTPESAILSAVIFNALIIVGLIPLALRGVGYKAMSAEALLQRNLFIYGVGGLVAPFLGIKIIDLIITAIHLA from the coding sequence ATGGCAAATACCCGCAAACGCTCCTTATGGGACACCAAAATTGTACGTCGCGCGTTGATTGACGCTCTAGTCAAGCTGAGCCCGCGCACGATGATGAAGAACCCGGTCATGTTCGTCGTTGAGATCGGCAGCGTGATTACTACGATCTATCTGCTTCGCGATACTTTGTCGCATCGCGGTTCGTTTCAATTCGATTTGCAGATTACGCTGTGGCTTTGGTTTACGGTGCTGTTCGCAAACTTTGCCGAGGCGATGGCGGAGGGCCGCGGAAAGGCCCAGGCAGACGCGCTACGGCGTGCAAAGTCGGAGACGACCGCAGTGCGGCTTCGCACGGATGGAAGCACGGAGGAGGTCCCCAGTTCGCATCTGCGAGCCGGGGATCAGGTTCTCGTTGTTGCCGGTAATATGATTCCCGGCGATGGCGAAGTGATAGAGGGCGTTGCTTCGGTGGATGAGTCGGCGATTACGGGTGAGTCTGCGCCGGTAATTCGGGAGGCTGGTGGAGACCGGTCGGCGGTGACGGGTGGAACGCGGGTGTTGTCGGACCAGATCAAGGTGAGGATCACGTCGAATCCTGGCGAGACGTTCCTTGATCGTATGATTGCGCTGGTTGAGGGTGCCGAGCGACAGAAGACGCCGAACGAGATCGCTCTGAATATCCTGCTTGCCGGGTTGACGATCATCTTCCTGCTTGCAGTCGTGACGCTTCAGCCTATTGCGATCTATTCCAATGCGCCGCAGACGGTGTTTGTGCTGATCTCGTTGCTGGTGTGTCTCATTCCGACGACGATCGGCGGCTTGCTCTCGGCGATTGGGATTGCTGGGATGGATCGTCTGGTTCAGCACAATGTGCTGGCGATGTCTGGGCGAGCTGTGGAAGCAGCTGGTGATGTAAACACACTTCTGTTAGACAAGACGGGAACGATTACGCTGGGCAATCGTCAGGCTGCTGAGTTTATACCTGCGCCTGGTGTGAGCAAGGATCAGCTTGCAGATGCAGCACAGTTGTCTTCGCTTCCGGATGAGACACCGGAAGGACGAAGCATTGTGGTCTTGGCGAAGGAATTGTATGGTCTTCGCGGACGAGAGTTGAGCGAGTTGCAGGCGGAGTTTGTGCCGTTCAGCGCGGTGACGAGAATGTCGGGCGTGAACCTTGATGGGCGAATTATTCGGAAGGGTTCGACGGATGCTATCGCTGCGTTTTTGAAAGAGAACGGAGGAAGTTTGCCGGATGAGGTTCGGGCGGCGGTTGAGACGGTTGCTCGCAGCGGGGGGACGCCGCTGGTGGTGGCTGAGAATCGGCAGGCGCTGGGTGTGATCCACCTGAAGGACATTGTGAAGGGCGGGATGAAGGAGCGGTTTGCGCAGCTTCGGTCGATGGGGATTCGGACGATCATGATTACGGGGGACAATCCTCTGACTGCGGCGGCTATCGCGCGCGAGGCAGGAGTTGACGACTTTCTGGCAGAGGCGAAGCCGAAGGACAAGATGGACCTCATTCGCCGCGAGCAGGCTGAAGGCAAACTGGTCGCGATGACAGGCGACGGTACGAACGATGCTCCTGCGCTTGCTCAGGCCGACGTGGGTGTTGCGATGAACACCGGAACGCAGGCGGCGAAGGAGGCGGGAAATATGGTCGATCTCGACTCGAACCCGACGAAGCTGATCGAGATTGTGGAGATCGGCAAGCAGTTGCTGATGACTCGTGGCGCGCTGACTACGTTCTCGATTGCGAACGACGTTGCGAAATACTTTGCGATTATTCCCGCGATGTTTGCGGCGACGTTCCCGGTGTTGAATGCGCTGAACATCATGCACCTGAAGACACCGGAGTCCGCAATTCTCTCTGCGGTGATCTTCAATGCTCTGATTATTGTCGGCTTGATTCCGCTGGCTCTGCGGGGCGTTGGTTATAAGGCTATGTCGGCGGAGGCGTTGTTGCAGCGCAATCTGTTTATCTATGGTGTCGGTGGCCTTGTAGCTCCTTTTCTCGGGATCAAGATTATCGACCTCATCATCACTGCCATTCACCTGGCGTAA
- the kdpF gene encoding K(+)-transporting ATPase subunit F: MIETLLLGLVTLSLLIYLVYALLRPEKF, from the coding sequence ATGATCGAGACATTGCTGCTTGGCCTTGTAACCCTATCGTTACTGATCTATCTGGTGTATGCGCTGCTGCGCCCTGAAAAGTTTTAA
- a CDS encoding sensor histidine kinase, with translation MRRTRMPLGRSARRLSFEKRLRLWLYLPGLLLLLLCWLQLRQHSVETLLQIIVLLGLTLGWAFAVSVLMEQIIRPLQTLANVVAALREDDFSFRARGGRRNDAMGDLALEINRLAGMLQAQRAGALEAMALVERVMDSMQSPVLAFDPEGRLKLLNAAGENAFRLQVQIALGHTAAELNLAQLLEVADEDVMSLGSGQQSVRWVVKRTGFRLRGIPHTLFVLSDVSAALREEERLAWERLIRVLGHEINNSLTPIKSIAGSLRGRIATLNNAPGESADFERGLEVIENRAESLNRFLQAYRQLMGLPAPRLASVSVAALAQRVALLERRVVVTVEGAADVVVQVDADHIEQALINLVRNAADAALSPDEIGEGEPHVEIVWGTAGSEVIIEVLDNGPGLTNPNNLFVPFYTTKPGGTGIGLVLAQQIAQAHRGSVQLANRRGGHGGCRAELRLPIAG, from the coding sequence GTGAGGCGGACCCGTATGCCGCTGGGGAGATCGGCACGACGGCTGAGTTTTGAAAAGAGACTGCGCCTGTGGCTCTATCTTCCTGGGCTGTTGCTGCTGCTTCTGTGCTGGCTTCAGCTACGACAACATTCAGTCGAGACTCTTCTGCAGATTATCGTTTTGCTTGGCCTCACGCTTGGATGGGCTTTTGCTGTATCCGTTCTGATGGAGCAGATCATTCGGCCGCTGCAGACGCTGGCGAACGTGGTGGCAGCGTTGCGGGAGGACGATTTTTCTTTCAGGGCCAGGGGAGGTAGGAGAAATGATGCGATGGGCGACCTGGCGCTTGAGATCAATCGACTTGCGGGAATGCTGCAGGCGCAACGTGCGGGCGCATTAGAGGCCATGGCGCTGGTCGAGCGCGTGATGGATTCGATGCAATCTCCGGTGTTAGCGTTCGATCCCGAGGGAAGATTGAAGCTTCTGAATGCAGCGGGGGAGAACGCATTCCGGTTGCAAGTACAGATAGCGCTTGGGCACACAGCAGCGGAGTTGAATCTGGCACAGCTACTCGAGGTAGCGGACGAGGACGTGATGTCTCTGGGGAGCGGGCAGCAGTCGGTGCGGTGGGTGGTGAAAAGAACAGGCTTCCGGCTTCGCGGCATTCCGCATACGCTGTTCGTGCTGTCGGATGTGAGCGCTGCATTAAGGGAAGAGGAGCGACTCGCCTGGGAGAGGTTGATTCGCGTTCTGGGTCACGAGATCAACAATTCGTTGACGCCCATCAAGTCGATCGCTGGGAGTCTGCGTGGACGGATCGCTACGTTGAACAATGCACCTGGGGAAAGTGCCGACTTTGAGCGAGGCCTCGAGGTCATCGAGAATCGTGCGGAGTCGCTGAATCGGTTTCTGCAGGCATATCGGCAGTTGATGGGGCTGCCGGCGCCCCGACTGGCGTCAGTGTCGGTAGCGGCCTTGGCGCAAAGGGTCGCGCTGTTGGAGAGGCGGGTCGTCGTGACCGTTGAAGGAGCGGCAGATGTTGTGGTGCAGGTGGATGCTGACCATATTGAACAGGCACTGATTAATCTAGTACGCAATGCGGCCGACGCTGCGCTGAGTCCAGATGAGATTGGTGAGGGTGAACCACACGTAGAAATCGTGTGGGGTACTGCAGGCTCAGAGGTCATTATCGAGGTACTGGACAACGGCCCGGGGCTGACCAACCCGAACAACCTGTTCGTTCCGTTTTATACGACCAAGCCGGGTGGAACTGGAATTGGTTTGGTTCTCGCGCAGCAGATTGCTCAGGCGCATCGAGGATCGGTGCAACTGGCGAACCGCAGGGGTGGTCACGGTGGGTGCCGGGCTGAACTTCGATTGCCGATTGCCGGATGA
- a CDS encoding outer membrane beta-barrel protein produces the protein MSNKASSKKFAKLAADLLPGLKISALLCLISFAGVRLHAQALPTATSAGVLQAGGEFNYADSDYVPQKIKGGGAYVNFDFKYHYGIEAAFHQINDPNPATNIYERTFEIGPRYVLHFHRIEPFAKGMYGRGIFNYPEVPSLTPGGPPQGNAANLAYNMAAVGVGVDYRLLYSVNIRVEYEFQKWFGFPPNDLTPQVLGIGAAYRFH, from the coding sequence ATGAGCAACAAAGCCTCCTCAAAGAAATTCGCAAAGCTGGCAGCAGATCTCCTCCCCGGACTCAAGATCTCTGCCCTGCTCTGCCTGATCAGCTTCGCCGGTGTCCGCCTCCACGCCCAGGCGCTCCCCACCGCCACCAGCGCCGGAGTCCTTCAGGCTGGCGGCGAATTCAACTACGCCGACTCTGACTACGTTCCGCAAAAGATCAAAGGAGGCGGCGCTTACGTCAACTTCGACTTCAAATACCACTATGGAATCGAAGCCGCGTTCCACCAGATCAATGACCCCAATCCCGCCACAAATATCTATGAACGTACTTTTGAAATCGGGCCGCGCTACGTCTTGCACTTTCACAGAATCGAACCCTTCGCGAAGGGCATGTACGGACGCGGCATCTTCAATTATCCGGAGGTCCCCAGCCTGACCCCCGGTGGCCCCCCACAAGGCAACGCCGCAAACCTCGCCTACAACATGGCAGCGGTCGGCGTAGGAGTCGACTATCGGCTCCTATACTCGGTCAACATCCGAGTGGAATATGAGTTTCAAAAATGGTTCGGCTTCCCGCCCAATGACCTCACCCCACAGGTCCTGGGAATCGGCGCCGCCTACCGCTTTCACTAG